cacaatttttccaacaattgtttacagacagattatttcactgtatcacaagtccagtgggtcagaagtttacatacactaagttaactaactttaaacagcttggaaaactccagaaaatggtgttatggctttagaagcttctgataggctaattgacatcatttgaatcaattggaggtgaacctgtagatgtatttaaaggcctaccttcaaactcagtgcctctttgcttgacatcatgggaaaaatcaacacacacaaaaagaatcagacaagacctcagaatgtttttttttgtagacctccacaagtctggttcaacagtgggagcaatttccaaacgcctgaaggtaccacgttcatctatacaaacaatagtacgtataaacatcatgggaccactcagccgtcataccgctcaggaaggagacgcgttctgtctcctagagaggaacgtactttgatgtgaaaagtgcaagtcaatcccagaacagcagcaaaggaccttgtgaagatgctggaggaaacaggtacaaaagtatctatataaagcttggttgcaaatggatcttccaaatggacaatgaccccaagcatactttcaaagttgtggaaaaacggcttaaggacgaaaaagtcaaggtattggagtggccatcacaaagccctgacctcactcctatagaaaatttgggcagaactgaaaaagcatgtgcgagcaaggacgcccacaaacctgactcagttacacaagctgtCAGgcggaataggccaaaattcacccaacttatcgtgggaaacttgtggaaggctacccaagttaaacaatttaaaggcaatgctgccaaatactaattgagtgtatgtaaacttctgacccactgggaatgtgatgaaagaaataaaagctgaaataaaatcactattattctgacatttcacattcataaaaataaagtggttatcctaactgacctaagacagggaattttaactatgattaaaatgtcaggaattgtgaaaacctgagtttaaatgtatttggctaaggtgtatgtaaacttccgacttcaactgtaggtgttccttttgtccgggtgtgaaagggcagtgtggagtgcaagtgtgattgcgtcatctgtggatctgttagggtggtatgcgaattggagtgggtatagggtttccgggatgatggtgttgatgtgagccatgaccaccctttcaaagtacttcatggcaaccgacgtgagtgctatgagCGGTAAtcttttaggcaggttaccttcgcaatcttgggcacagggactatggtggtctgcttgaaacatgttggtattacagactcggacagagagaggttgaacatgtcagtgaaaccacctgccagttggtccgcgTGATGCTTGGAGTACCTGTCCTGagaatccgtctggccccgcagccttgtgaatgttgacctgtttaaaaaggTCTTGCTCGCATCGGCTATggaaagcgtgatcacacagcagtcgggaacagctagtgctctcatgcacgcttcagtgttgcttgcctcgaagcgtgcataaaaaaaggcatttagcccatctggtcactgggcagctcagtttccctttgtaatacgtaatagtttgcaagccctgccacatctgacaagcatcagccggtgtagtaggattatAAAGTGTAACCGATCCGTTTTGATCAATGGGTCGATATGCATTGCAATACAAAAATCTTCAGAGAAGACGGAATATGACGTCACTGAAGGGGTAATCAATACATCTTACTTGTGAGCAGAAATGTCATTACTTACTGGTTCAGTGAGAGTGCTGTCCTTCTCTAGAAACTGCACCACACAGTATGCCAACTAGGGGGGGGAGAAAAAGACAAATGGAACACAATTACTGTCTGATCCTAAAAATCAGACTAATTGTGTTGACATTCACAACGATAGGACACAATTACTGGTGACACTGGCCGGTCCTGTCAGCCTAATTGTGTTGACATTATCAACGACAATAGTCACTGACAAATAATTGCAGTCATGAAGTTGCAGCAACTGTAATACTTGCAGTATaactgcaatgtaacaaaattaCTTTTTGTGAGGTGTTCTCATTTTGCATTAGGCTAGCTCTAACACAGTTGATCAAGCTGTAATGTAGATATTATGCCATGGTCCATAGAGCAATGTATAGCACAGCAGTTTCACGATATATATATGTATGCGAGAATATAGATAtatctctatccatctatctaGTGAAACTGTCCGGCAGACACCAAGAGAAACACTGCGAGCGAGAAGCTGGcccagaaagagggagaggcccCTGACAAGGACCTTTGTCTTCATAGTAATTCTGGCTTGTGAGTAGCAGATATCTGATTCCAGCTAGCTTGTAGCAGCCAGGCTACTGCCCTCACCTTCCACACTGCCTGAACAGGCCAGGCCCCATTGGAAATAAGCCCCACCTACACCTAATATCAGTCATTTCCATAGTGTGCATTCAATAGGGCAAAAGGGGCAGGACAATCAGAATGTGGCAGATAGAAAGGGATTAAATAGAGCTGAAACTCCCTATTATTGTTGGCAGAGAATCATGTCTgttgtatacactgtatttctgtgtGAAACATTCTGTAACGTCGCACCCTCTTGAAATGAGCCCAGGGTAGCATGGCTGATAGAACAATCAGAGCTGTGTCGTGTTCATTACGGTCACACAATGGAAAACGTTTTAAAATgtccacacacactacatgttaaatgtatgtaaattgtaaagtattttgtaaTGTTCTTTTCGTTAtcgtcagaccccagtaagactagctgtcgccattggcgtGAGCTAATTGAGATGAAAAAAGATTAAATCAAATCTTTCAACGGAAAACGAAAACAtacgtttcttattggacaaggaAGTCCCTCCCCGTTccagtctgttttcttccatttcgTACCCAATGAACACGACCCAGCCCCTAAACAGACACAAGAGCTTACCTGCGGATGGTAGACACTAAGTGATTTGACTTTGTGCAAAGGCAACAGGACCTTTAAAAGGAATATCTTGTGCTCTTCTTTTAGTGGTAAGGCAAACCCATTGATTatactgtgaaagagagagaaacaattcAAATGATTCTAATATAAATCACTTCAACTGAACTCAAAATAGTAATGAATATGAAACACATAAAACCAGATAAAACAGCAGCAGAGCAATGGTTAGAGATCCTATCTGCAGTCCAGAAGACATTGTGAGACTGGATAAAAGTCCAAAATAACAATACACGCCGAGTTACAGCTTAAAGTGTACCTTCCAAGTATCTCCAGTAATTCTGCTATTCCATTATGGTGCTCAGTCTCATAGATAAACCTGTCAAAAAACACAGAGATTTTAGTTACACAACCAAACATCCATTTCTTAGTGGTATGAAACTAAAAACAACCACAAGTCACCATTGAATCTTTAGCAATTGATTTGATGTGTTAATAAACTATCTGACATAAAAAAAACGAAAACGGCTAAGATTAAACTTACCTATAAAATATATTATTGATGTGTTTTCTGATGTAGGCCCGTAGTCCCAGGAACTTCCCATATATCCTGTGGAGAGTGGTTTTGAGGAAGTCCCTCTCCCGCGGGTCTTCACTGTCAAACAGGTCTAAAAGCTGTGGACACATGACATCCCTCCAGCACTTAATATTCACTTTTGTTTTAGAAAAGATTTCTTTAGTAAATAAAATGGCTTGTAACAAAGACCATGTGCCAAAAATGTGACTGAAAATTGTGTTGTGTGATGCAAGGAAACGCTTGAATAAAAATATCCTTCATTAGTACCACTGGTGTTGACAATGgaagactgctggtctctgatcccatGTAGTGCATCTCTTGCCGTTGTGccatgagcaaggcacttaaccctcccCAAAGTTAAATATTACACTGATAGGCTACAGTATAAAACACGTGGTCTGTCAAGCCCCACCcacctggagagctactgggcgTGCAGGCCTTTGATCCAACCCTGCTCAAACACAAGAGTTAGCTTATCAAGGTCCTGTTGAGCAGGTgataattttttttaacaaaatgaGCTGTGGTAGAGCAGGTCTGGAGCAAATGCCTTCATACCCCGGAGCGTTGGTCTCCCAGCAACATTacaattacaaccaaatacttggtctttataaaataattccctCATTCGGTGAACCAGGGAGCAAATGGCGAAGGAGGATGAGGTAGCTAACAAAGATGTTTATCCATTTCTAAAAAGGTAAAAATATTCAGGTGAAATCTTGACAACATAAGTCATAGGAGTTACTTGTCAATTAGTCACTTTGACAGAATTCAGTGTATGTTAGGAGGGGACTCCTGGCCAATTTTAAGCGCTTGAGAAGGTTTTACAATTGGAGTAGTCGGGAATTGTGGTTCCACACGAGCACCTGTACCAACTGGGTGTCGGGCATTTGCAGTTCTACATGAGTTTCGGTGGAAAGTTATTTTAGGACCTGGGACATAAGATTAAATACATGCTAATAGCTAAATAGTTAACTAGCTAAACTACACAATATACAGTATTTTGAATTGGCCATGTAGTTAAGTTAGTCATCTTTATTTTACCTGCTGGGCaaatgtctctcccccctctggcAACAGCCCACACACAGGTGATGCACACACCATTACTTTTCTAGGATTTTCATTGCTATAACTGGGGgaataaaatgtttattttattttaccccccCCTTTCTCTTAATTTCATGATATAGTAATTGGATCTTGCCTCCTCGCAGCAACTCgccaacaggctcgggagaggtgaaggttgagtcatgcgtcctccgaaacataacCCACCAAACCTCGCTCAACACccacccgcttaacccggaagcaccaatgtgtcaaaGGAAACGACCCaaatcagcctgcaggcacccggcccgccacatgGAGTCACTGAATGAGCTGAGTAAAGCCCCCCCctgctaaaccctcccctaatccggatgATGCCGGGagaattgtgcgccaccctataggactcccggtcacagccggttgtgacacagcctgggattgaacccgggtctgtagtgacgcctcaagcactgcgatacagtgccttagaccgctgcgccactcgggatatTGTGATTTGAGTGATTTTGTTTACCTTGTCCATTCGGACAATTTAAAATGTATAATCTGTGTTTCTTTCAGCTCTTACCTGCATCACAAACTTCTGGTCGATGTACTTCTTCGCTATGTTCGGTTGAAAGTCAGGAGATTCTAAAAACCGAAGGAAAAATTCGTAGACGAGCTGGaaagaaaacatttttaaaatgcaTAATTTGCAGAATGCATAGCAAGAGTGCCCTTCCTTACAAAAATGCTTGGtaaaaatctaaaatatgtttCATTAGATCACATAATTAGACAACCTAAATTTCATTAGATCACATAACAGCGTCAGTAATTTGGTGGGTAATATCTGTATATAACATCGTATCATAATGATCCATAATAAAAACAGCCGTGCTCTTTTTGTCCAAGCCGAGAGGTAAGGAAGGTCCAACCATGGTTTATGCTGATTAGATACTTTAATTATACAGCACTGTACTTGAGAGAATGTCTGCAACACTTCATTCTTACTCAAACAGCAGGTTCGTGTGTTCATTAGGACaagcaacagaaaacaaaaaatagCCGGGTAAAAGTCCAGATAGTACCTTCGGTTTTAAGTCTGTTTTCTTCATTTTGGTGGGTAATTAACACGACCCAGGCCATGTGAACTGGGTTAGTAAATATCCTTAGGTACCTGGAGATGTGGCCATGCAGCCTCAAGTGTAGGCTCGTCCTCCTCGGGGTCGAACTCTGCTCCTGTGGGGTTGGACGACGGAGGCAACGTTCGGAACATGTTCACCGCAAACTAAGGGGGGAGAAGCAAAAAGAGTATATTCAGAGTCAGTAGACCACAGTGATGAAGGCCAGTATGGAGTCAAATTGCTTCAGTACCTGTTGTTTTACATCGAATGTAACAGGATTGCCAAGAACACATACTTGACCTTTCCGTCATACCTTAAACCagggctattcaactatattcttACTGGGGCTAGATGTAAAAATTaatcttttttttaaagcaacACACCAATAAAAGGAGTCGTCTTAAACGTTGCTAAAAGTAATTTAGAAAGATGGTCGCAACCCAACAATTAGATCATAACTGAAAAGGAAAAGCAACcgttgttattttttaaatttaaactaTTAAAAGCGTCCTAAAACTTTAAGTAAtctcttttttaaatttaaactAAGCATCTCAATAAACAAAAATATGTCAAATCAGGCAATGCCAAATTCCAGTCTGAAGGAAGTATGCTTTGAATTAATTCCCCTCAGTCATTTTGTGCATTGTTTGTCTCACTCCCTTCAAACAAGTCCTTGTGAGCGTCAGAGGGGGAAACAAAAAGGCACGTACGTGTTCCTTAAGAGTCATAGCTTTCAGAAATATTTTGTAGCTTAAACCATTCAAAACGATAAGAGCCAaattcaaaataaagaaaaaaatggTCAACATGCAACAGAGGCGCTAGAAACGGCTAAAAACACAGACTAAGACGACCCACTATAGTACTTGTCATTTCGGCACGGAAAGTCAGATTTTGGATGAGATATTTTTTAATGTTCAGAATTGATCAAAGGGCCAGTCTAAATCAATTAAAACAGTCTGGATTTGGCCTGCGGACAGCCAGTTGCATAGCCCTAAACTAATCACAGATCTGAATTAGTGAAAGTGATAGAGGAGAGCACATTATCCCATCTAAAATCACTTCTAGATCTGTGTTTACCTCAAGGGACCAAGGAAGGGAGGGGGTGTCTGAAGTATTCCAAACACGTCCCTAGTTAGTATCCACTTGGCAAAGTCTAACACTGTTCAATCCTTTGACCCAAGCGGGTTACCATTTGTCTCTGAACATCAACTGACTCTGCGTGTGGGGTGCTATAACTGCTTCTGGCAGTGAAGACAGATCATGAGACAGTGCAGTTGGCTTGAGGAACAGAACACTGCTATTTCTGTTGGGCTGATAGCTAGGTACGCTATGTTCAAGCCTACATTTagctttgaaaaaaaaaaaaaagagatgtgTTTTACATTTTAATATGTCATCTTGTCTGTATGTAATTCGAATAATGAACTGCCTTTTGAAGATATTTAAAAGTTCTCCGGATCTGAAGATCCAGTCATTCAAAGAAGGACGTTTTCTTAAAGCACTGTCGAATTATTATAATAACTCATTAGCTGCCCAGCTACATATGGAAGCTTAGATCTATATTTTGCATTTTttaattttaactgacttgcctagttaaataaaaggtaagaacaaattcttattttcaataacggcctaggaacagtgggttaactgcctgttcaggggcagaacgacagatttgtaccttgtcagctcgggggtttgaacctgcaacctttcggttactagtccaacgctctaaccactaggctaccccgctcTATTCTCTATAATAGAGAAACATTTCAGACTGGACATGGGTGATGACGTCAGACAGACAAGGAAGCGTAGAGTAGGAGATTAGGAATCCAGGGCGAAGAATTATGACatgaatatgtatatatatatttttttaaatcaggacTAAACGGAAGATTTTGACACATGAAAAGGCCTGCTGCATTTACACTTATTCATGAAAGCCTTATGCTGAGTCAATGACATTTCGGATTAAAAACCAGTTGCaactgcaactgcacatgggaacaaagatcatactttttggagaaatgtcctctggtctgatgaaacaaaaatagaaccgtttagtcatcattatgtttggaggaaaaagggggattctcgcaagccgaagaacaccatcccaaccgtgaagcacgggagtggcggcatcatgctgtgggggtgctttgctgcaggagggactggtgcacttcagaaaatagatggcatcatgaggtaggaaaattatgtggatataatgaagcagcatctcaagacatcagtcttgtAATAAAGTGCTCGCTGcatggaagttaaagcttggtcacaaatgggtcttccaaatggacaatgtccccaagcatacttccaaagttgtggcaaaatggcttaaggacaacaaagtcaaggtattggagtggccagcacaaagccctgacctcaatcccaaggaagatttgtgtgcagaactgaaaaagcgtgcgcgagcaaggaggcctacaaacctgactcaattacaccagctctgtcaggaggaatgggacaaaaattcacccaacttattgtggtaagcttgtggaaggctacccgtaacatttgacccaagttaaacaatttaaaggcaatgctgccacatactaattgagtgtatgtaaacatctgacccactgggaatgtgatgaaagaaataaaaagctgaaacaaatcattctctctactattattctgacatttcacattcttaaaataaagtgctgatcttaactgacctaagacagggaatttttactgtgattaaatgtcaggaattgtgaaaaactgagtttaaatgtatttggctaaggtgcatgtaaacttccgacttccactgtatacacacatacTTTATTGCACAATTTTTTTGGGTGCACAAAACAATTTAGGCAACAGGGAtattgatccaggaggggattgaatgtctctgcggtcaccaagaagcttgatcttggcATCAAGCTAGCAAGTCAGAAAACCAAATGCATGGCGCCCTGAGCTTGATATAATTATTTTGACACGTTAGATTTCTTATAGTTATACTTAACTTATAAGCAGTGGCTAAACTCATATCGTCGGCATTTTGAAATAACCTCGGTATACTGGCCAAACCtaatgggcagcgccattgaggtcATTTTATTCATTGGCTGATCGCTCAAaactcataggaatccccacccagttgattaCTTTAAAATGGCGGAAGCCCTCAATGGAAACGCCCATGCTAAAAACAGGTTATATCCATTATAGGTCCTCTATTCATCTCTATGAACACAGGAACAGCGCCATTATGAAGTACATATTTTTCTAAAGTTGACGAAATTCCATGTGTCCACTTACATCAGTGCATTCATAACAACCTAACCATTATGAATgttctatttgatcaaataagcctTGTGTAGGATTTTAgcatttttctttttttgttgaccaaattcaactcattgacctccatacagaaTATCCTAAATTCGGATTTTCATGGGACGGGTTTTGGGGTGCAGTAAAACATCTCGCTTCGGCTCTTTCTCACTGTCATTGCTTTCAATAATTGGGGGTAGCACATCCTGAACAGTAAGTCAGATTGTCAGAAGGTTGTTTGTCCTACCCACTCTGAATGTGCGACCCCCAATAGAGATGAGAGATTATGTTAGCACATTCGGTAATATTGAAATATGTGCTACCCTACCCTTTGTATTCAATTCTGAACAGTAGAGACACAATAATAGCACATTCTGATGGAGAGCTCAGACTGTCAGAAAGTAGCACTTTCTGGGCAGTAGCAGAGATGATCATAGCACTAGCCATAGAGACACCCCGATCGAGCTGGCCTTAGgggtgtctcctctcctcagtctgctGACACTCACCACGTGCACCACCTCTGGGTAGATGGGCTCTGTGATGACATTCCGGTTGTGCGTGATGTACTCCACCATCTCGCTCAGCGCCGCCCGCTTCACCTCCTTCCATTTCAGGTCACTTAGTGGGTCTGACAGGAAGTCAAAGAGCACGCAGCACTGGCGCAGCTTCTGCACAAAGAGCTTCTCCTGCTCTGCCGGAGCAcagtctgagaggagagagaaaataatgtttcatttaaaatatttttgtgAAAAAGTCATTTTCAATGTAATAAAGTGCTCGCTGCATGCAACAAACTACATACAGAAAAAAAGTCAAAAACAAAACACGCTCAACTGAAGAACACATTCCAGTTTTGACCCTGTTAACTTGAGTCAACTTCCTTATAACCCCATTTGGTCTTACAGCTGGTGAGGTCCTTCATTAGAATTTGAAACTAAGTTAAATCATTGCTCAAAATTCTAGTTCAAATCCCTGCTTGACCGGACTTAATGTCATGTCCCCTCATATAAAAAGCCATCTTTGCCTGTTCCCAAAAAGaaggagatttttttttttgggggggggggggggggggggggggatatataaaATAGGAGgacgaccgattatgatttttcgacgccgataccgattattggaggaccaaaaaagccgataccgattaaatcggccaaatttttatttatttaattgtaataatgacaattacaacaatactgaatgaacacttattttaacttaatataatacatcaataaaaatctatttagcctcaagtaaataacgaaacatgttccatttggtttaaataatgcaaaaacaaagtgttggggaagaaagtaaaagtgcaatatgtgccatgtaagaaagctatcattttagttccttgctcagaacatgagaacatatgaaagctggtggttccttttaacatgagtcttcaatattcccaggtaagaagttttaggttgtagttattataggaattataggactacttccctctataccatttgtatttcattaacctttgactattggatgttcttataggcactttagtattgccagtgtaacagtatagcttccgtccctctccttgctcatccctgggctcgaaccagcaacataacgacaacagccaccatcgaagcagcgttacccatgcagagcaaggggaaaaaaccactagaaggctcagagcgagtgacttttgaaactctattagcgcacgctaactaactagccatttcacttcggttacaccagcctcatctcgggagttgataggcttgaagtcataaacagcacaatgcttgacgcacaacgaagagctgctggcaataAACACAAAagagctgtttgaatgaatgtttacgcgcctgcttctgcctaccaccgctcagtcagatacttgtatgctcagtaagattatatgcaacgcaggacacgctagataatatctagtaatatcatcagccatgtgtagttaactagtgattatgattgtttttttacaagataagtttaatgctagctagcaacttaccttggcttactgcgttcgcgtaacaggcagtctccttgtggagtgcaacgagagagaggcaggtcgttattgccgtggactagttaactgtaaggttgcaagattgggtccccagggctgacaaggtagaaatctgtcgttctgcctctgaacaaggcagttaacccaccgttcttaggccgtcattgaaaataagaatgtgttctttaactgacttgcctagttaaataaaggcatataaaaataaaaaaaattaaatcagcacatcggcgcccaaaaatactgatttccgattgttatgaaaacagtAGGATCTTTCGGCTATTCCGAttaaaatcggtcgacctccaaTATAAAAGCCAacagatgtgtagagagagggggggggggggggggggaacaatatGTAAGAGCCTACAAATGTGCAGTCAGGTCACTTCATTTGGTCAAATACAGGAAGTGATGCCTTTTCAGTTGTGTATGTACAATACAGAGCTAAGAACATTGTTTCCACCTTGGTCACCGAAATGCCCAGAACACACACTCTTGCTGCACAGCCTGCACCATGTCCCAAAGTCACCAATAACAACACTGCTATTGTAAACAAAGACAGCAGGCAAATAAGCACATATGTCATCACTAATCCCCCATTTGCCATGGCAGGGTGGTaggcagtcagcatgacagagaaaTAGGGCTGGGCAATAAATTTATTTGATTAATTCCAATGaacaaaaaagtattttgtatcATTGATGTATGTTTGTTCTAATGTCTTTTTGGTCACGTTTCTGTCTCTCCTTGTGTGGGGTGGGCACCTCTCCATTAACACGAACACATGCCAAGCCCCTCCCCCGTCTCACACACAACAACGATGACAGATCACTCCTTCCTCCCTGACAAGTGGTTTCAACTCACTACTTCCATTTGAAGTTTGATTCCAACAGAAAATCAGTCATATGGACACCAAAACACATTATTTTACGGTAATACGAGAAGGTCACTTTCCTAACGatatcctttttatgtctcaactCATCAAATTGCAGAGTAGACACTTCTGAAACAGGAGTATCAATTAACATTGATGATGGGAAATGTATGCTCAGGTTGTCTCTCGTGGCATTTCGGTACCACATGCTGCTAGTAGCATTTTAGCCAAAGACGAATACTAGCCTCgtcttttttcttttttacaaaGTGTGCAATAAGCATATAAACACAATTATATAAAAGGAATTGGAAACTCGTTcccattctgagaaataaggtaggccacttgatttcaacatcttaacaaagtggacaggctaacaTGCTGTTCAAACTGTTGGAGATGGATTGTTATGAACACACTCTTCTAtccaactgttctgccttgttaGCAAATATAAAACATTAGCTGGCCTATCACTAGCACGTGCGCTTGTGCTTGAAAGATGGTTGATGAGACCTGTGTTACTTTTCTATCGTGCCTGCTACGAGaagtgaatgtgcattatgcatggttctggttaaattgaacaaaaatattttcAAAGAGAGATCAGTAATTATGGCAAAGAAAGGAGGTTAAACCATTTAGATAAAATAATGACATAATTAGCAGGCCTtgtggttgtggaaggcttaatTTAGGAATCATTTCACCCAATTTTTTTTTCTTGCTTTTTggaaatgcagtgtatttgacctCTTGTACAACACAGCTTTGAGAAATGTATTTGTCATTTTAAAAGATCGAGATGCTGCAAATTGTCCATCAGTTACACAAAATAATAAATGGAGATCTGATTT
This genomic stretch from Oncorhynchus kisutch isolate 150728-3 linkage group LG7, Okis_V2, whole genome shotgun sequence harbors:
- the ppp2r5ca gene encoding serine/threonine-protein phosphatase 2A 56 kDa regulatory subunit gamma isoform isoform X2; the protein is MPNKGKKYKESSKPVKSSKPGCKNGHSNSDHEGSNKKSAQPPNTQLMRVKPGSNSAVKRERRLSASVFPISTNRKLQTLPAIKDCAPAEQEKLFVQKLRQCCVLFDFLSDPLSDLKWKEVKRAALSEMVEYITHNRNVITEPIYPEVVHVFAVNMFRTLPPSSNPTGAEFDPEEDEPTLEAAWPHLQLVYEFFLRFLESPDFQPNIAKKYIDQKFVMQLLDLFDSEDPRERDFLKTTLHRIYGKFLGLRAYIRKHINNIFYRFIYETEHHNGIAELLEILGSIINGFALPLKEEHKIFLLKVLLPLHKVKSLSVYHPQLAYCVVQFLEKDSTLTEPVVMALLKYWPKTHSPKEVMFLNELEEILDVIEPSEFVKVMEPLFRQLAKCVSSPHFQVAERALYYWNNEYIMSLISDNAAKILPIMFPALYRNSKTHWNKTIHGLIYNALKLFMEMNQKLFDDCTQQFRAEKNKEKAKSKDREEAWIKIENLAKSNPQVVF
- the ppp2r5ca gene encoding serine/threonine-protein phosphatase 2A 56 kDa regulatory subunit gamma isoform isoform X4 is translated as MLTCNKAGIRMVVDAPNSNGPFQPVALMHFRDCAPAEQEKLFVQKLRQCCVLFDFLSDPLSDLKWKEVKRAALSEMVEYITHNRNVITEPIYPEVVHVFAVNMFRTLPPSSNPTGAEFDPEEDEPTLEAAWPHLQLVYEFFLRFLESPDFQPNIAKKYIDQKFVMQLLDLFDSEDPRERDFLKTTLHRIYGKFLGLRAYIRKHINNIFYRFIYETEHHNGIAELLEILGSIINGFALPLKEEHKIFLLKVLLPLHKVKSLSVYHPQLAYCVVQFLEKDSTLTEPVVMALLKYWPKTHSPKEVMFLNELEEILDVIEPSEFVKVMEPLFRQLAKCVSSPHFQVAERALYYWNNEYIMSLISDNAAKILPIMFPALYRNSKTHWNKTIHGLIYNALKLFMEMNQKLFDDCTQQFRAEKNKEKAKSKDREEAWIKIENLAKSNPQVVF
- the ppp2r5ca gene encoding serine/threonine-protein phosphatase 2A 56 kDa regulatory subunit gamma isoform isoform X3, with amino-acid sequence MLTCNKAGIRMVVDAPNSNGPFQPVALMHFRDCAPAEQEKLFVQKLRQCCVLFDFLSDPLSDLKWKEVKRAALSEMVEYITHNRNVITEPIYPEVVHVFAVNMFRTLPPSSNPTGAEFDPEEDEPTLEAAWPHLQLVYEFFLRFLESPDFQPNIAKKYIDQKFVMQLLDLFDSEDPRERDFLKTTLHRIYGKFLGLRAYIRKHINNIFYRFIYETEHHNGIAELLEILGSIINGFALPLKEEHKIFLLKVLLPLHKVKSLSVYHPQLAYCVVQFLEKDSTLTEPVVMALLKYWPKTHSPKEVMFLNELEEILDVIEPSEFVKVMEPLFRQLAKCVSSPHFQVAERALYYWNNEYIMSLISDNAAKILPIMFPALYRNSKTHWNKTIHGLIYNALKLFMEMNQKLFDDCTQQFRAEKNKEKAKSKDREEAWIKIENLAKSNPQLRTRDQRKDRPMMRRKSDLPQDIYTAKALETRRRADVMITTRDGL